One region of Blastocatellia bacterium genomic DNA includes:
- a CDS encoding AMP-binding protein: MIRVADWLAKRASLSPNRIALIEAATGRRISYAEWNARANRAAHALQALGLRKWDLLAILSTNRLEYLDVLFACQKSGAILQALNFRLAIPELQALLQDIPPRALIYSGDLAEKAAALEEAAPVMIALDEPVRSTHQRWSDLQERASDQPPAPVSLAPDDPWVLCYTGGTTGLPKAAILTHGTITWNAINTVMSWGLRSDDVAILNAPLFHTGGLNVFTTPLVHIGGTSILCATFDPDQVFDLLERERVTLFFGVPTMFIRLQQHPRWERSDFSRCRIVISGGAPCPMPVFERFFEKGVPFKTGYGLTEAGPNNFWLPDEKTHRKPGSVGSPLFHVEVRIVREDRDVGPGEVGELWIRGPHV; the protein is encoded by the coding sequence ATGATCCGAGTCGCTGATTGGCTGGCAAAGCGAGCCAGCCTCTCCCCGAATCGCATCGCTCTGATCGAAGCTGCTACTGGGCGACGAATTTCCTATGCCGAGTGGAACGCGCGGGCTAATCGCGCCGCCCATGCTTTGCAAGCCTTAGGACTTCGCAAGTGGGATCTGCTGGCGATCCTTTCGACCAATCGGCTGGAATATCTGGATGTGCTCTTTGCGTGCCAGAAGAGCGGCGCGATCCTTCAGGCTCTGAATTTCCGACTGGCGATTCCTGAACTCCAAGCCCTGCTGCAGGACATCCCGCCTCGCGCGCTGATCTACAGCGGAGATCTCGCGGAGAAAGCCGCGGCATTGGAGGAAGCCGCTCCAGTGATGATCGCCTTAGACGAGCCCGTTCGGAGCACTCACCAGCGATGGTCGGACCTACAAGAGCGAGCGTCGGATCAGCCTCCGGCTCCAGTTTCTCTCGCTCCGGATGATCCATGGGTGTTGTGTTACACCGGAGGGACGACGGGCTTGCCGAAGGCCGCGATCCTCACGCACGGCACCATCACTTGGAACGCGATCAACACGGTGATGAGCTGGGGGCTGCGATCGGACGATGTCGCGATCTTGAACGCTCCTCTCTTTCACACCGGCGGCCTCAATGTCTTCACCACTCCACTGGTTCACATCGGCGGTACCTCCATTCTCTGCGCGACCTTTGATCCCGATCAGGTCTTCGACCTGCTAGAGCGGGAACGGGTCACGCTCTTCTTCGGCGTGCCGACAATGTTCATTCGCCTCCAGCAGCATCCTCGATGGGAGCGATCGGATTTCTCCCGGTGCCGCATCGTGATCAGCGGCGGCGCTCCATGCCCCATGCCAGTTTTCGAGCGCTTCTTTGAAAAAGGCGTCCCCTTCAAGACCGGCTACGGATTGACGGAGGCTGGGCCCAATAATTTCTGGCTCCCGGACGAAAAAACCCACCGCAAGCCAGGGTCGGTGGGCAGTCCGCTCTTCCACGTGGAAGTTCGAATAGTCCGCGAGGATCGCGACGTCGGGCCCGGCGAAGTGGGAGAGTTGTGGATCCGGGGTCCCCATGTG
- a CDS encoding alpha/beta fold hydrolase produces the protein MPTVTVNDLKIFYMEQGCGEAVVFLPGLGGDHFLWHRQVPAFAAHFRAIAMDNRGAGQSDQPDVPYSIEQMADDVAGLLDALGIERSHVVGASMGGFIAQMFALRHPHRLNRLILCGTSFGGPNVIPMPPESLAVFAYRTGDPETDLRRVWTVSVTEQFLREHPEVLEEYVAWRVAHPQSPHAYQRQLAAALAFDLEGRVHEIHAPTLIAHGAEDRVVPVENARRLHARIPHSRLVIVPEAGHLFFIERAEAFNRMAIAFLKGEEISP, from the coding sequence ATGCCAACGGTCACGGTGAACGACCTCAAGATTTTCTACATGGAGCAAGGATGCGGAGAGGCGGTCGTCTTCCTTCCTGGCCTCGGAGGAGATCACTTTCTCTGGCACCGCCAGGTCCCGGCCTTCGCGGCGCACTTCCGAGCTATCGCCATGGACAATCGCGGCGCGGGCCAGTCGGACCAACCGGACGTCCCCTACTCGATTGAGCAGATGGCCGACGATGTGGCCGGATTGCTGGACGCCCTCGGAATCGAGCGATCCCATGTCGTCGGAGCTTCCATGGGGGGGTTCATCGCGCAGATGTTCGCCCTGCGCCATCCCCATCGCTTGAACCGATTGATCCTTTGCGGCACGTCCTTTGGGGGTCCGAATGTGATTCCTATGCCCCCCGAAAGCTTGGCCGTCTTCGCCTATCGGACCGGCGATCCGGAGACCGATCTGCGACGGGTGTGGACGGTCTCGGTGACGGAGCAATTTCTCCGCGAGCACCCTGAGGTGCTGGAGGAATATGTGGCCTGGCGCGTGGCTCACCCACAGTCGCCTCATGCCTATCAACGCCAATTGGCGGCGGCTCTAGCCTTCGATCTCGAGGGACGAGTTCACGAGATTCACGCCCCCACCTTGATTGCTCATGGAGCGGAGGATCGGGTGGTCCCAGTGGAGAATGCTCGGCGTCTTCACGCCCGCATTCCTCATAGCCGCTTGGTGATCGTTCCGGAAGCGGGTCATCTCTTCTTCATTGAGCGAGCCGAAGCGTTCAATCGGATGGCGATCGCGTTCCTGAAAGGCGAGGAGATCTCCCCATGA
- a CDS encoding ABC-ATPase domain-containing protein has product MRTLEELRRLLNRLDGRGYKAYEEIEGAYEGSGWVLYIDHVQGDPFAPPSKMRVRVDGRCAGFPMDLYSTPVRRLALEDFLARRVRQSIEVVSRGHRGSGKSGLIRVDAGGQEVLERTAVRVRPEWIECRFQLGLPAAGRTVLGRQAEEMLCREIPEIMRRSLFWSEIPQSECRRFVECVENQEAIRAQLRERRLVAFVADGSILPRRSGVSELPLERAVPFRSPESLRVTFAVPNPISQGGRAQDVLTGMGIPEGVTLIVGGGYHGKSTLLRALERCVYPHIPGDGREYVVTRDDAVTIRAEDGRRIERVDLTPFIGELPYGQRTDDFSTENASGSTSQAANILEALEAGAQLLLIDEDTSATNFMVRDARMQALVAKELEPITPFVDRVRELYERFGVSTILVMGGSGDYLDVADTVILMREYVPEDVTQHARRIARAFPTERRREVTRPLERLIERIPLAESLDPSRGRREVKIEAKAVDLILFGETVIDLRAVEQIVDISQTRAIGYALHCAAERFMDGRRTVREILDELEQLFEREGLEVLDPFRRGDAHPGNFARPRRYEIAAALNRLRTVRMRQRRA; this is encoded by the coding sequence ATGCGAACGTTGGAGGAACTGCGGCGATTGCTCAACAGATTGGACGGGCGGGGATACAAGGCGTACGAAGAGATCGAAGGGGCCTACGAGGGATCCGGTTGGGTGCTCTACATCGATCACGTGCAAGGCGATCCGTTCGCTCCTCCCTCGAAGATGCGGGTGCGCGTGGACGGGCGCTGCGCGGGGTTCCCAATGGATCTTTATAGCACGCCGGTTCGCCGCTTAGCGCTTGAGGATTTCCTAGCGCGACGGGTGCGTCAGAGCATTGAGGTGGTGAGTCGCGGGCATCGGGGCTCGGGCAAGAGTGGATTGATTCGGGTGGATGCTGGCGGGCAAGAGGTGTTGGAGCGAACGGCTGTTCGCGTGCGGCCCGAATGGATCGAGTGCCGGTTCCAATTGGGGCTGCCAGCGGCTGGACGCACCGTGCTCGGGCGACAAGCGGAGGAGATGCTCTGTCGCGAAATCCCGGAGATCATGCGGCGGAGCTTGTTCTGGTCGGAGATCCCGCAGTCGGAGTGTCGACGTTTCGTCGAATGCGTGGAGAACCAGGAGGCGATTCGGGCACAACTTCGCGAGCGACGGCTTGTAGCTTTCGTCGCCGATGGATCCATCCTGCCGCGCCGCAGCGGCGTGAGCGAATTGCCTCTTGAACGCGCGGTTCCCTTTCGTTCGCCTGAGTCCTTGCGCGTAACGTTCGCTGTCCCGAATCCCATCTCTCAAGGCGGGCGCGCGCAAGACGTCCTCACGGGGATGGGGATCCCTGAGGGGGTGACATTGATCGTCGGTGGTGGGTATCACGGGAAGTCCACGCTGTTGCGCGCGCTGGAGCGGTGTGTTTATCCGCATATTCCGGGCGATGGGCGCGAATACGTCGTCACACGCGATGACGCCGTTACGATTCGCGCCGAAGATGGACGACGCATTGAGCGTGTAGACCTGACGCCCTTCATCGGTGAGCTGCCCTACGGGCAGCGCACGGATGACTTCTCGACGGAGAATGCGAGCGGGAGTACGAGTCAAGCGGCCAACATCTTGGAAGCGTTGGAAGCTGGAGCGCAATTGCTGCTCATTGATGAGGACACGTCGGCGACGAATTTCATGGTGCGGGATGCGCGGATGCAGGCGCTCGTCGCCAAGGAGTTGGAGCCGATCACGCCATTTGTGGATCGCGTGCGCGAGCTGTACGAGCGATTCGGCGTCTCGACGATCCTCGTCATGGGGGGATCGGGGGATTATCTGGATGTCGCCGATACGGTCATCTTGATGCGAGAGTACGTGCCGGAGGATGTGACGCAGCACGCGCGACGCATTGCGCGCGCGTTTCCCACAGAGCGACGCCGCGAAGTCACGCGGCCCCTTGAGCGACTGATCGAGCGTATTCCTCTAGCTGAGAGTCTCGATCCGTCGCGCGGACGTCGCGAGGTGAAGATCGAAGCGAAGGCCGTGGATCTCATCCTCTTCGGCGAGACGGTCATTGATCTCCGCGCCGTGGAACAAATCGTGGACATCAGCCAGACGCGGGCGATTGGCTATGCGCTGCACTGTGCGGCAGAGCGGTTCATGGATGGGCGTCGCACCGTGCGCGAGATCTTGGATGAATTGGAACAGCTCTTCGAACGCGAGGGATTGGAGGTGCTCGATCCCTTTCGGCGAGGCGATGCTCATCCCGGGAATTTCGCTCGCCCGCGCCGATATGAGATCGCCGCTGCGCTCAATCGCCTTCGGACCGTTCGCATGCGACAGCGGCGCGCGTGA
- a CDS encoding peroxiredoxin family protein, translating into MANVAVGEMLPDVRLRSISGEWVSPSDYRGRRALVLVVLGESPNAALRELLMALADRYAEVRQEEAEVLAIVPGPREAMEALARVRSFPFPLLWDEDRRTQRLYGAMAIGALFVADRYGEIYFISRIEEGGALPSVEDILSWIRFTEAQCPE; encoded by the coding sequence GTGGCGAATGTAGCCGTTGGCGAAATGCTTCCAGACGTCCGCTTGAGGAGCATATCGGGAGAGTGGGTGAGCCCCTCGGATTACCGCGGGCGTCGCGCGCTCGTCTTGGTGGTGCTCGGCGAGTCGCCGAACGCGGCTCTTCGGGAGCTCCTGATGGCGCTCGCGGATCGGTACGCGGAGGTCCGTCAAGAAGAGGCCGAGGTCCTCGCGATCGTCCCCGGTCCGCGCGAAGCGATGGAAGCGCTCGCTCGCGTGCGCTCCTTCCCCTTCCCCCTCTTGTGGGATGAAGACCGGCGGACTCAGCGCCTGTACGGTGCGATGGCGATCGGAGCGCTCTTCGTCGCTGACCGTTACGGCGAGATTTACTTCATCAGCAGGATCGAAGAAGGCGGAGCGCTCCCCTCTGTCGAGGACATCCTCTCGTGGATTCGCTTCACAGAAGCGCAATGTCCGGAATGA
- the malQ gene encoding 4-alpha-glucanotransferase — MRWPRSSGILLHITSLPSRCGIGDLGPEAYRFVDFLVETGQRIWAILPLGPTGYGDSPYQCFSAFAGNPLLISLERLVEEGFLLPADIEGADFPEETVDYGRVIPFKMARLRASFELFQARASDREREAFEAFCRENAWWLEDYALFMAVKAAHGGAIWTEWDPPIAHREPEALAQWREALADEIAMRKYWEFQFFRQWDALRAYCRERGIWIMGDLPIYVAHDSADVWAHRELFHLDERGNPTVVAGVPPDYFSETGQLWGNPIYRWDVMARSGYAWWIARVRWMLRLVDIIRLDHFRGFEAYWEVPATERTAARGRWVKGPAEAFFEALERALGQLPIVAENLGVITPEVEALRKRFGFPGMAVLQFAFGGDPRTSSFLPHNHERDLVVYTGTHDNNTILGWWSEEESTLAPEQAQREREFACRYLDLDGRPVHWAFIRAALGSVADIAIIPLQDVLGLGSEARMNRPARPTGNWRWRFRREALTREIRERLRELTWLYGRFPESVHS; from the coding sequence ATGCGGTGGCCGCGATCCAGTGGCATCCTCCTGCACATCACGTCGCTTCCGAGTCGGTGTGGGATCGGAGACCTCGGCCCGGAGGCATATCGGTTCGTGGATTTCCTGGTCGAGACGGGACAGCGCATCTGGGCGATTCTCCCACTCGGTCCGACGGGATATGGGGACTCCCCGTATCAGTGTTTCTCCGCCTTCGCGGGGAATCCTTTGTTGATCAGCCTGGAACGCCTGGTTGAGGAAGGATTCCTCCTGCCCGCAGACATCGAGGGCGCGGATTTCCCGGAGGAGACGGTGGATTACGGGCGCGTGATCCCGTTCAAGATGGCGCGGTTGCGCGCATCCTTCGAGCTATTCCAGGCACGCGCATCGGATCGAGAGCGCGAGGCGTTTGAGGCCTTTTGTCGGGAGAACGCATGGTGGCTTGAGGACTATGCGCTTTTCATGGCCGTTAAAGCCGCTCATGGTGGGGCGATTTGGACCGAGTGGGATCCTCCAATCGCCCATCGAGAGCCGGAGGCTCTGGCGCAATGGCGGGAGGCGTTAGCCGATGAGATCGCGATGCGGAAATATTGGGAGTTTCAATTCTTTCGCCAATGGGACGCGCTGCGCGCCTACTGTCGGGAGCGCGGCATTTGGATCATGGGCGATCTTCCGATTTATGTCGCCCATGACAGTGCCGACGTTTGGGCGCATCGCGAGCTGTTCCATCTGGACGAACGGGGTAATCCCACGGTCGTCGCCGGAGTCCCGCCGGATTATTTCAGCGAGACGGGGCAATTGTGGGGGAACCCCATCTATCGGTGGGACGTCATGGCCCGTTCGGGATACGCGTGGTGGATCGCTCGCGTGCGATGGATGTTGCGACTGGTGGACATCATTCGACTCGATCATTTTCGCGGATTCGAGGCGTATTGGGAGGTTCCGGCGACGGAGCGAACGGCTGCGCGAGGCCGGTGGGTGAAAGGTCCGGCTGAAGCGTTCTTCGAGGCATTAGAGCGCGCTTTGGGCCAATTGCCCATCGTGGCGGAGAATCTCGGCGTGATCACTCCCGAAGTCGAAGCGCTTCGCAAGCGCTTCGGATTCCCTGGTATGGCTGTCCTCCAATTCGCGTTCGGCGGCGATCCGCGCACGTCGTCATTCCTGCCGCATAATCATGAACGCGATCTCGTCGTCTACACGGGCACGCATGATAACAATACGATCCTCGGGTGGTGGAGCGAAGAGGAGAGCACGCTCGCGCCGGAGCAGGCGCAGCGCGAGCGCGAATTCGCCTGCCGGTATCTTGATCTCGACGGTCGGCCTGTGCACTGGGCGTTCATCCGTGCGGCGCTCGGATCGGTGGCCGACATCGCGATCATTCCCCTTCAAGATGTGCTCGGATTGGGAAGCGAGGCGCGCATGAATCGCCCAGCGCGACCGACGGGGAATTGGCGATGGCGATTCCGTCGTGAGGCGTTGACGCGCGAGATTCGTGAGCGGTTGCGGGAGCTGACATGGCTCTATGGCCGGTTCCCCGAGAGTGTTCATTCCTGA
- the polA gene encoding DNA polymerase I, which produces MARRLFLVDGMSNVFRAYYAIRGLATSRGLPTNAIYGFTTMLRKLIVEEKPDYLAVVFDTREPTFRHEIFPQYKANRAEMPDDLALQLPYIHKVCEALGVPILAIPGYEADDVIGTLARRAADQGMEVVIVSNDKDLCQLVDKNIRILKADRQTYVYYDEKGVEERLGVRPDQVVDLLALWGDATDNVPGAPGIGEKGAIQIIRQFGTLERALANWENVEKKSYRESLRDHRDLILTSRELVRIRTDLPLEIDLEDLRYRGPDAHRTYEVFTELEFASLLKDLVDAEKIAAEKAPRVVVREIAGDYLQLSDEPALRKWMERVWAVDRFAFSLAFSEGSIRGLALALDPHAAVYVDLATLPAAWDIMREIFENGLLAKSTHDAKSAWKVFAAQGIEPEGVLDDVMIAAWLLEPNRGKYDLRALAREYLRIEWDEESTLWRAKAREADVILRLQNVLMKKLTEMELERVYREIELPLIGILAEMERIGIKVDVEGLREASEELEREIEALTRRIHHTAGREFNINSPQQVGEVLEALGLVVTRRTKKTGRISTSADVLEELAEEHELPRLILEYRELVKLKGTYIDALPRLVDPTTGRVHTTFNQTGTATGRLSSSSPNLQNIPVRTPLGRRIRRAFIAEPGWFLLSADYSQIELRLLAHITGDPEMTEAFRRGLDIHAHVARTIFGAQTPEQEQELRRLAKIVNFGIAYSIGAFGLAQRTGLSRREAQRVIENYYRTYRGVRRFMEETPEQARRTGYVRTLFGRIRPIPDIANKNPSLRARAEREAINAPIQGTAADLVKLAMIRVHQALRRHGLRSRLLLQVHDELLFEVPEDEQTIVPSLVKTEMENVHRLTVPLVVEIGMGRNWMEAKGD; this is translated from the coding sequence ATGGCGCGGCGGCTCTTCCTGGTGGATGGCATGTCCAACGTCTTTCGCGCTTACTACGCGATTCGCGGTCTGGCCACGTCGCGCGGTCTCCCCACCAATGCCATCTACGGCTTCACGACCATGCTCCGCAAGCTCATCGTCGAGGAGAAGCCCGATTATCTCGCCGTCGTCTTCGATACGAGAGAACCGACGTTCCGACACGAGATCTTCCCCCAATATAAAGCCAATCGCGCGGAGATGCCCGACGATCTCGCGCTGCAACTCCCGTACATCCACAAAGTGTGCGAGGCATTGGGCGTTCCCATCCTCGCGATTCCCGGTTACGAAGCCGACGATGTCATCGGCACGCTCGCCCGACGCGCCGCGGATCAAGGGATGGAGGTCGTCATCGTCTCCAACGATAAAGATCTCTGCCAGTTGGTGGACAAGAACATCCGCATCCTCAAGGCCGATCGCCAGACCTACGTGTACTACGATGAGAAGGGCGTCGAGGAACGATTAGGGGTGAGACCGGATCAGGTCGTCGACCTGCTCGCCCTTTGGGGCGATGCGACGGACAACGTCCCCGGAGCTCCAGGCATCGGCGAGAAAGGCGCCATCCAAATCATTCGCCAGTTCGGCACGCTCGAACGCGCGCTCGCCAACTGGGAGAACGTCGAGAAGAAGTCCTATCGGGAATCGCTTCGCGACCATCGCGATCTCATCCTCACCTCGCGCGAGCTGGTGAGGATTCGGACCGATCTCCCCCTGGAGATCGATCTGGAGGATTTGCGGTATCGGGGTCCCGATGCGCATCGCACTTATGAGGTGTTCACCGAACTCGAGTTCGCCTCTCTGCTCAAAGACCTCGTGGATGCGGAGAAGATCGCCGCCGAGAAAGCCCCGAGAGTCGTCGTCCGAGAGATCGCCGGAGATTATCTCCAGCTTTCGGACGAACCCGCACTTCGAAAATGGATGGAGCGCGTGTGGGCGGTGGACCGCTTCGCCTTCTCCCTCGCGTTTTCGGAGGGGAGCATTCGAGGCCTCGCCCTAGCGCTCGATCCCCATGCGGCCGTCTACGTGGATCTCGCGACGTTGCCGGCCGCGTGGGACATCATGCGCGAGATCTTCGAGAATGGATTGCTCGCCAAAAGCACACATGACGCGAAATCGGCATGGAAAGTTTTCGCCGCACAGGGGATCGAGCCGGAGGGCGTTCTCGACGATGTCATGATCGCCGCCTGGCTCCTCGAACCAAATCGTGGCAAATATGATCTTCGCGCGCTCGCCCGTGAATACCTGCGCATCGAATGGGACGAAGAATCCACACTTTGGAGAGCGAAGGCTCGGGAAGCGGATGTGATCCTTCGCCTGCAGAACGTGCTGATGAAGAAACTCACCGAGATGGAGCTTGAGCGCGTCTACCGCGAGATCGAACTCCCGCTCATCGGGATCCTGGCGGAGATGGAACGGATCGGCATTAAAGTGGACGTCGAGGGGCTCCGAGAAGCTTCGGAAGAGCTGGAGCGCGAGATCGAGGCACTCACGCGGCGCATCCATCACACGGCGGGACGCGAGTTCAACATCAATTCGCCGCAACAGGTGGGAGAAGTCTTAGAAGCCCTCGGATTGGTTGTCACGCGACGGACTAAGAAGACGGGGCGTATCTCGACGAGCGCCGACGTGCTAGAGGAATTGGCCGAGGAGCACGAACTGCCCCGCCTGATCCTCGAATATCGCGAGCTGGTGAAGTTGAAGGGGACTTACATTGATGCCCTTCCTCGGCTCGTGGATCCCACGACCGGGCGCGTGCACACGACGTTCAACCAAACGGGAACAGCGACGGGGCGGCTCTCTTCCTCCTCCCCTAATCTGCAGAACATTCCGGTGCGCACGCCCTTGGGCCGTCGCATTCGCCGGGCTTTCATCGCCGAACCCGGATGGTTCCTACTCTCGGCCGACTATTCCCAAATCGAACTGCGCCTCCTGGCTCACATCACGGGCGATCCGGAGATGACGGAAGCCTTCCGGCGCGGCCTCGACATCCATGCGCACGTCGCTCGAACGATCTTCGGCGCGCAAACGCCCGAACAGGAGCAAGAACTGCGACGTCTGGCCAAGATCGTCAATTTCGGCATCGCCTACAGCATCGGAGCCTTCGGCTTGGCGCAACGCACGGGCCTCTCGCGTCGAGAAGCCCAACGCGTGATCGAGAACTACTATCGCACGTATCGCGGCGTCCGCCGGTTCATGGAGGAGACGCCCGAACAAGCGCGGCGAACCGGATACGTGCGCACGCTCTTCGGGCGCATCCGCCCGATCCCGGATATCGCCAATAAGAACCCGAGCTTACGCGCCCGCGCCGAACGCGAGGCGATCAACGCTCCGATCCAAGGGACAGCCGCGGATCTGGTGAAACTCGCGATGATCCGCGTCCATCAGGCGTTGCGAAGACATGGCTTGAGGAGCCGCCTCTTGCTCCAGGTCCACGATGAATTGCTCTTTGAGGTTCCCGAAGACGAACAGACGATCGTCCCATCGTTGGTCAAGACCGAGATGGAAAACGTACACCGCTTGACCGTCCCCCTCGTCGTCGAGATCGGCATGGGACGCAATTGGATGGAGGCAAAAGGGGACTAG
- a CDS encoding WD40 repeat domain-containing protein: MWRQKIVLKNVRVLCLMGLMLVPLPFPKGDEASRAQSALRPIITGRSLAFSPDGRFIATTGEYGWALLFRIADGSFVRSFWGHIGPTVFVAFSPSGTLLASGSLDENFHLHRVSDGQLIVTKVGHQMGINSIVFTADEKLMASASSDYEIRIWRVGENPSLRILRGHRAPVEALVLTPDERELISAGFDGFIRFWSFPDGRALEALPAHRDRIFALALSPDGEWLASAGADRAIKIWKRRERTLVMTLEGHTGSVNALAFSPDGTLLASASDDRTIRLWRLSDGTLVRTISAHAGEVFDVAFSPDGTFMASSGRDRTIRLWRVDDGSLLRVITSP; the protein is encoded by the coding sequence ATGTGGAGACAGAAGATCGTTCTGAAAAACGTGCGCGTCTTGTGTCTCATGGGGCTCATGCTTGTTCCACTGCCTTTCCCGAAAGGCGATGAAGCGTCTCGAGCGCAATCGGCGCTTCGACCGATCATCACAGGTCGCAGTCTCGCCTTTTCGCCCGATGGGCGATTCATCGCCACGACGGGAGAGTACGGATGGGCCTTGCTCTTCCGCATCGCGGATGGGAGCTTCGTTCGGTCTTTCTGGGGGCATATTGGTCCGACGGTGTTCGTCGCGTTCTCACCCTCGGGGACATTATTGGCGTCCGGGAGTCTGGACGAAAATTTCCATCTTCATCGAGTCTCCGATGGACAGCTCATCGTGACCAAAGTCGGCCATCAGATGGGGATCAATTCGATCGTCTTCACGGCCGATGAGAAATTGATGGCCTCGGCCAGCTCGGATTACGAGATTCGCATTTGGCGCGTCGGTGAGAACCCTTCACTGCGGATCCTGCGGGGACATCGAGCGCCCGTGGAAGCGCTCGTTCTGACACCGGATGAGCGTGAACTGATCTCGGCGGGCTTCGATGGCTTCATTCGCTTCTGGAGTTTTCCGGATGGGCGCGCGCTCGAGGCACTTCCGGCTCATCGGGATCGCATCTTCGCGCTCGCGCTCTCTCCCGATGGCGAATGGTTGGCTTCGGCGGGAGCGGACCGGGCGATCAAGATTTGGAAACGGCGAGAGCGGACGCTCGTGATGACGCTGGAGGGGCACACGGGGTCGGTGAACGCTCTGGCTTTCTCCCCGGATGGGACGCTCCTGGCTTCCGCCAGTGATGATCGGACGATTCGTCTGTGGCGTCTTTCCGATGGGACGCTCGTTCGAACGATCTCCGCTCATGCGGGTGAGGTGTTCGATGTGGCGTTCTCGCCAGATGGAACCTTCATGGCTTCGAGCGGGAGGGATCGAACGATTCGCCTCTGGAGGGTGGATGACGGGAGCCTCCTCCGCGTGATCACCTCACCGTGA
- a CDS encoding OmpA family protein has protein sequence MTRWPLIIWALWIPLHAGTFAQERSDFVFRATAATFPSDRKVELRLRGTTRYSRTSGTATVHYKDGIARLTITVKDLDPPTHRQYTTYVFWAVTPEGLVENIGEFRPRKTSILRIFARSWGGTIETATRHRTFCLVMTAEPHFLVEAPSREVVLASLPPDEKEGLETEPVEVHFRGDIGMESVPWREERVSTERDREMPVELLEARRALDLIRFFRVSEHADQEARRAEALLEEAERAFERGFDERAAILARRAIVMSEIARRLARERREAAEQRQREMALADLDDQVKELRENLNRITIERDELRRQLEERERDLRDMHAQLEGVRAALAQAERRAAQSAESERRYREEIERLSRQLIEEQTRARTLAEELRVLRLSSISINEHRAKLALARVAETRDEDDRFILVLPNEELFVPTRTPGTPQLRRDVLPKLDYIATILATFSLGTYVIEGHVSGPGSPERLKALSEANAAAVAAYLMSKGVPSELLKPIGRGAEAPLEKGTAPRAHRRNQRVEIIISSPSSTSSPSRPTSSAGVR, from the coding sequence ATGACGCGATGGCCATTGATCATCTGGGCTCTCTGGATCCCCCTTCATGCCGGGACGTTCGCCCAAGAGCGGAGCGACTTCGTCTTTCGCGCGACGGCGGCGACGTTCCCCTCCGATCGCAAGGTCGAGCTGAGATTGCGCGGGACGACGCGCTACAGTCGCACCTCGGGCACGGCGACAGTCCATTATAAGGATGGGATCGCGCGACTCACGATCACAGTGAAGGACCTCGATCCGCCGACCCATCGACAATACACGACGTACGTCTTCTGGGCCGTCACGCCCGAAGGGCTTGTGGAGAACATCGGAGAATTTCGTCCGCGAAAGACGAGCATCCTTCGCATCTTCGCGCGCTCGTGGGGAGGAACGATCGAGACGGCGACGCGGCATCGCACATTCTGTCTGGTGATGACAGCCGAACCGCATTTCCTCGTGGAAGCTCCGAGCCGCGAAGTCGTGCTGGCGAGCCTCCCTCCCGATGAGAAAGAGGGATTGGAGACCGAGCCCGTAGAAGTCCACTTTCGTGGCGATATCGGCATGGAGAGCGTTCCCTGGCGAGAGGAGCGCGTGAGCACGGAGCGCGACCGCGAGATGCCGGTCGAGCTGCTCGAAGCGCGGCGCGCGTTGGACCTCATCCGATTCTTCCGAGTCAGCGAACACGCCGATCAGGAGGCTCGCCGAGCGGAAGCGCTTTTGGAGGAAGCCGAGCGCGCTTTCGAGCGCGGTTTCGACGAGCGGGCAGCCATTCTGGCGCGGCGCGCCATCGTCATGTCGGAGATCGCGCGCCGACTCGCTCGCGAACGGCGAGAAGCTGCCGAACAACGACAGCGCGAGATGGCGCTCGCCGATCTGGACGATCAGGTGAAGGAGCTGCGCGAGAATCTCAACCGCATCACCATCGAGCGCGATGAACTCCGCCGACAGTTGGAGGAGCGCGAGCGCGACCTCCGCGACATGCACGCTCAGCTCGAAGGGGTACGCGCGGCGCTCGCGCAAGCGGAACGACGCGCGGCTCAAAGTGCCGAATCCGAGAGACGCTATCGAGAGGAGATCGAGCGACTCTCTCGACAGCTCATCGAGGAGCAAACGCGGGCGAGAACCCTCGCGGAAGAATTGCGCGTCCTGCGCTTGAGCAGCATCTCCATCAACGAGCATCGCGCGAAACTGGCCCTCGCGCGCGTCGCGGAGACGCGCGACGAGGACGATCGCTTCATCCTCGTCTTGCCGAACGAGGAGCTTTTCGTCCCGACCCGAACGCCGGGTACACCGCAGCTCAGGCGGGATGTCTTACCGAAGCTCGATTACATCGCCACGATCCTGGCGACGTTCTCCTTGGGGACCTATGTGATCGAAGGACACGTGAGTGGGCCCGGATCGCCGGAGCGACTCAAGGCGCTCTCGGAGGCAAACGCCGCGGCCGTCGCCGCCTACCTTATGTCCAAAGGCGTGCCGAGCGAATTGCTGAAGCCGATCGGTCGAGGTGCGGAAGCCCCTCTGGAGAAAGGGACGGCTCCCCGCGCGCATCGCCGCAATCAACGCGTCGAGATCATCATCTCGTCTCCAAGCTCGACGAGCTCACCCTCACGCCCCACTTCCAGCGCGGGAGTGAGATGA